The Haloarcula rubripromontorii region CGGCACCGTCGTTGACGACCACGAGATGTTCGCACAGGGCGTCAAACTGCAGGCTATCGGGCTCGGACTCGCCGTGGCAAGCGCGACTGTCTTCGCCCTGCTCGTCCGGCACGCCAACGTCATCCCGCCGCTCGCTGACGTGACCTCAGTCGGGCAGATACGTGAGCGGGTCGCCCCCGACTTCCTCTCGCTGATCGTCGCACTCGGCGCTGGCGCGGCCGGCGTCGTTAGCCTCACTAGCGGGGTCTCAACGGCGCTGGTCGGTGTCATGATTGCTGTCGCACTCATCCCGCCGGCGGCCACGGTCGGCATCGGCATCGCGTGGGGCCAGCCGCTCGTCAGTCTCGGATCTGCCGTGTTGCTGCTGGTGAACGTCCTCTCTATCAACCTCGCGGTGCTCGTCGGACTCTGGTATCAGGGGTACCGCCCCGAACACTGGTTTCAGGAGAGCAACGCGCGGTCGGCGACTGTCAAACGAATCGGCGTCCTCGTCGTCTCAATACTCGTCCTCTCGGCGTTTCTGGGCGGTGTGACGCTGGACTCCTACCAGCGAGCGACGACGGAGTCGGACATCCACGAGGGCATTGAAGCTAGCGTCGACCCGCCGGCGAGTGTCCTGTCGGTCGAAGTCGAGTCGACGAACACCGCCATCTTCCAACAGCCGCGCCGCGTCGTCGTCACTGTCGGCCTGCCGCCGGACGCGGAGCAGCCACTGCTTGCCGACCAGCTCGATACCATAGCTGACGACGCGGCCGGTCGAGACGTTGCGACGGAAGTTCACTACGTCACTGTCGAACGGAACGGCTGACGCTCAAAACCGACTTTGAGCGTTCGACGACATAAATACCGCTGGGCGTGTCGGAGACGGTATGGTATCACGACCACTCGCAATCGCTGGCGTGCTGGCACTGCTCATTGTCGGCGGCGTCGGGTTCGCACTTGCGGACACCGGGACCGTCGCGCCGTCGACGAATTCGACCGTGAGCGTCAGCGCCGATGCGACCGTCGAACGCGCGCCCGACCGTGCAACTGTAACCGTCGCCGCGGTGGGTCGCGGTGAGACCGCCGAAGCGGCGCGAAACAACCTCAGCGGTGATGCTGACGCCATCACGTCGGCCCTGGAAGGCGAGGGCGCAGACGTGACTTCCTCGCGGTTCCAGATCCGCCCCGAGTACGAGCAGAGCCGAGAGGGCCGCGAACAGGTCGGCTACGTGGCGATACACACCGTCGAAGCCGAAACGAGCAATGTTTCGACTGCCGGGACGCTCATCGATGCCGCAGTCGACGCCGGCGCGGACCGCGTTGAGGGTGTCCGATACTCACTGAGCGAGGAGACGAGACAGGATGCTCGCGAAGAGGCCCTGACGACCGCCATGGACAACGCCCGGACGGACGCCGAAGTCGTCGCCACCGCAGAGGGACGGTCCGTCGGTGACGCGGTCACGATTCAGACCAGCAACCACGGCCGGCCTGTCGTGTACGCGGAAGCGATGGCCGCCGACGCCGGCGGGCGGACGAGCATCCAGCCCGGCGATGTCACTGTCGACGCCTCTGTCAGTGTCACCTACGAGCTAGACTAAGACGTCTTTCTCGCCACTCCACGCCTCGTTCGTGTTTTCAAAATATCGCCCGCTGGCGACTGCAGTCCTCGCGCGTCGCTGCGTTCCCCGCTCGGAGTGTCCGAGACGCCGCCCGATGGTCGGCGTCTCGCTACCTCTCGCTACTCGTCGAACGGCAGTTCGAGTTCGTAGTCCACCGCGTCGATAGCGGCCTGCAACACGCCGTCGACGTTGTCGTCTTCGGTGACGCTCATGTAGTGGTCGGCCTCTACGTCCGTCGAGAGGTCGCTCTTGTTCGCGATGGTCAGCACGGGCACGTCGAAGCGCGCTTCGATGGCGTTTCGGAGTTCAAGCTGGTCCGCGAGCGGATAGCCACACTCGCCACTTGGGTCGATAAACACGAGGACCGCGTCAGCGAGGTGTTCGAGCGCGCTCACGGCCTGTGACTCGATTTCGTTTCGTTCCTCCGGCGGCCGGTCGAGCAGACCGGGGGTGTCGACGAGCTGGTAGCGGATACGCTGGTCCTCGAAATGGCCAACGCGGATCTGTGTCGTCGTGAACGGATACGAGGCGATCTCGTTGTCGGCCCGCGTGACGCGGTTGACGAACGACGACTTCCCGACGTTAGGGTAGCCGGCAACGACGATGGCTGGCTCGTCCGGGCGGATGTCGGGAATATCTTTGAGGGCGTTGTGCGCGGTCGAGATAGCGGCGAGGTCGTCTTCGACTTCTTCGACGACGTCAGCGATACGGGCAAAGGCCTGCTTGCGGAGCTTCCGGGCGGTGTCGATGTCTCCGCGGGCGACGCGGCTCTCGTACTCTTGGCGGATCTCGACGACCTTGTCGGCGGCCCACGAGATCTCTGACAGGTGCTGTTTCAGCGCGTCGATACCGGGGTCGTCGTCCGCGGGGTAGGCTTCGCCGACGACAGCGTCGGCGAGTTCGACGTAGAAGGGGTCGAGGTTATCAATCGTCGGCCACGCGGTCACCACGTTCTCCATGTTGTCGGAGGCGATGTTCGACGCCGTCATCAGCATCGACTGCTGGGCTTCGTTCCCGTCCTTGGCCCCGCCGGCGCGTGACGCCCGCGAGAAGGCTTTGTCCACGAGCTCCTCGGCAGTGGGCGTCGTCGGCAGACCCTCGAAGGGATGGCTCATAGGTTCCGTTGACGGCCGGAGCGTAAAAGCGCGTTCAATCGCGGCCCAAACTGTTGCGAGTCACGTTTTTGAGCGTCCCGGACACAGGTCTGGTATGGCACAGATTGACGCCGGCGAGATTCTCCCCAACGACCACGTCCAGCAGATGGCGGCTGAGGGTCGGGTTACCCAGATGCACCGCGGCCACCAGTACGCCGACGAGGGCGACACCTTCGAGATAGACGGCACCGAATTCGAGGTAACAGACGTAACACACCGGACGCTGGGCGACCTGACTGACGAGGACGCACAGCGAGAGGGGTCGGCGGACCTCGACGCGTACAAGGAGCGCATGAAGAACGTCCACGGCAGTTTCGAGTGGGACGACGACAGCGAGGTCGTCCGGCACCGATTCGCCCCCGTCGACGAGTAGCGCCGCGACGAAGAGACGACTGAGCGCCTTATTCTTCCGCTATCACGTCGACGCCGGTAAACTCGAAGCGTGCGCCGCCAGTATCACTCTCAGTGAGTGTGACCGTCCAGTCGTGGGCAGTGGCGATCTGTGATACTATTGAGAGTCCGAACCCGGTGCCGTCGGTCGTCGTCGAGTAACCGCTTTCGAACACTGTCTCCCGGTCGGATTCGGGGACGCCCGGGCCGTCGTCTGAGACGGCGAACCCGTCCGGAATCTCGGTAACGGTTATCGTTACGGCCGAACTGCCGTGTCTGTCGGCACCCTCTGACTGCAGTCGACTGTCCGTAGCGCTGTGCTCTACGGCGTTTCGGATCAGGTTCTCCAGCAACTGTTTGAGCCGCGTCATGTCTGCCTGTATCTTGCGGTCAGTGTCGACCACCAGTGCCGCGTCACCGGTATCGACTACCTCCCAGCAGTCAGTGACTGCCGTCGCCAGTGCCACCGTTTCCATCTCCGCGACGCTGTCGCCGGTCCGGGCAAGCAACAGCAGGTCGTCTATCAACGCTTGCATCCGGTCGAGTGCCTGCTCTATCGCATCGATGTTGTCGTCGTCACATGCCTCCGAAAGCGCACCCAACCGGCCGATTGCGACGTTCAGGGGGTTGCGAAGGTCGTGACTGACGACCGTGGCGAACTGCTCCAGCCGGTCGTTTTGCGCCGACAGCTCCTGCTCACGGTCGCGGAGCTGCCTGTCGCGCTCGACGGCGGCGAGGGCGACCTCCATGTTCGCCGCGAGGATCCGTCCAGCGACGATGTCTGCCTCGTTGAAGGCGTCGACGGTCGCCGACGCGGCGATGAGAATGCCGTGTCCTCCCAGTGGCAGATACAGTTCGCTGCGTGTCGGCGTCTCGGGGTTCTGTACGTCTTCGTCCAGCCGCACGTCGGGAACTGCGGTTGCCTCGCCGCTCTCGTACACCCGCCAGGCGATGCTGTCGCCCGGCCCAAACGTCGGGATATCACCGATCAGCTTCCGAGCCGACGCGGTGGCGGCGACGGGCTCTAACCGGCCATCGTCGTTGATGAGGTGGACTGCGTTCGCGTCGAGTCCGATGATATCTGCGGCGGCGTTGACGCCGATGCCGGCGACTTCGTTGCGGACTTCGGCAGCCATCAACTCTCGCGTGGCCTCGTGTAGCGCTTCGAGTCGACGCTCGCGCTCGTCAGTATCGCTTCGGTCGCTGATGACGGTCACTGTACTGTCTTCGCTGTCCCAGGTCACGTCACACGCCGTGACGCTGGCCTGGACGTTGTTGCCGGCCAGCGTCCGTATCGTCCGTTCGACGTAATCGGCCGTCTGGTCGTCCTTGACGACGCGCTCGACGGCCGCGGTCCCGCAGCCTGCCGGCTCGACGAGTTCAGTCAGCGGCCGGTCACGGAGTTCGTCGCTGTCGGCGGCACCGAACAGCTCAACTGCCGCTGGGTTCGCGTACACGATAGTGCTGGCGACGCTGACGAGGACCGCATCGTTCGTCGCGTCGAGAATTCGTTTCGTCCGTTCCTGTGCGGCCTCAGCCGTTGCTTTCGCTTTGACTCGCTCGACGGCGTTTCGGATTCGCTGTGCGAGGACGGCGTACTGCTGTGACCCGTGCGTTTTCTGAATGTAGTCGGTGACGCCGGCCGCGATTGCGTTGCTCGCAAGCGTTTCGCTCCCCTGACTGGTGAAAAGCAGGAACGGTAGGTCCGGGTCTCTGGCTCGGACCGTTTCCAGGAACTCTAGCCCGTCGATACCCGGCATGTCGTAGTCACTGACGATGCAGTCCACGTCGTGCTCGTCCAGATACGACAGTCCGTCTGTCGCACTCGTGACGCCGGTGGCGTCCATCGCCGTGTCCTTGCGTTCGAGATGTGTCGCGATAAGATCGGCGTACGATGGTTCGTCATCGACACAGAGGACTGTAACGCCCGACGCCACATGGCCCATGGACTTCGATATGCACCGTGTCGGTGTCAATCTATCGTGCCCTGTACCTGACGAGCGGAACTTATCGTCGTTTCGCCAGCTCTGCCCGCAAGTCGTCGACATCCATCTCCTTCATCGACAGCAGGACGAGCAGGTGATAGACGATGTCGGCCGATTCGTGGGCCAGCTCCTCGCGGTCGTCGTCTTTGGCCGCCAGAATCAGTTCGGTTGTCTCCTCGCCGAGCTTCTCCAGCACGGCGTTTTCGCCCTTTTCATGGGTGAACAGCGACGCAGTATAGGAGTCTTCGGGAAGGTTCGCCTTGCGGTCCTCGATGACAGCGAACAGTTCGTCGATAACGTCGGCGGTGTCGTCGCTCATAGCCGCTGTTCGGCCAGCGGGGCCTTCAGGCCGTCGCTACGACTCCACGGAGTCGAAAAAGGCCAGGTCGTGGATGCGCGGATCCTCGGTCAGCTCGGGGTGGAACGACGTGCCGACGACCGGGCCGTCACGGACCGCGACCGGGCGGTCGTCCCACGTCGCCAGCACTTCGACGTCCTCGCCCACGTAGTCGATGACCGGTGCGCGGATGAACACCGCCGGGAACGCCTCATCGAGCCCGGCCACGTCAAGTGGCGCTTCGAAGCTGTCTTTCTGTCGCCCGAACGCGTTGCGTTCGACGGAGATGTCGATGACGTTCAGCGTGTCGACGCGGTCGTCCTGTGCGTCGGTCGCGCTGACGATGAGCCCGGCACACGTCGCAAGCACCGGCTTGCCGGCTTCGACGTGGGCTTCGATCTCTTCTGCGATCCCTTCCCGGTGGATAAGCCGCGAAATCGTGGTCGATTCCCCGCCCGGTAGCAACAGGACATCGCAGTCAGGGACCAGCCCTGCTTCGCGTATCTCGACGACCTCCGCAGTCCGGTCGTGGGCCGCTGCTGCCCGCTCGATTGCGTCCCCGTGTTCAGAGACATCGCCCTGAACCGCGAGTACACCCGCGCGTAGCGTCATGGCTTTCTGTTGGTGGCCCCGTGCGAAAAGCCTCTCGTCTCCTGCAAGTGTCCGCTCTGGCGGGAATCTGACTGAACACAGTGTCGGGCGTACCGTCACCCACTGCTCGCTCGGCTATCACCGAACCAAACGGTTAGGTGAGACGGACTGTAGACGTGGCACATGGGAAAGCGACGGCAGGACCCGGTCGAAGTAAACGCGGACGGGTCGGCAGACCTCTATGAGATATCGACTTGGGAGCCCCGGTCGACGCTGGACCGGTTCGCCCACTGGCTCTACCACATCGGCATACGGACGCTGCGGTATCTCGTCGTTATCACAGCTATCGCGATTCTCCTCCTGCAGGTCGCGTTCGGGAGCCTTGGCGCGCTCGGCGACCAGCCGCTGTTTGCCGGCATGGCCATCCTCTCCGCCGTGCCGGCCCTCGGTCTCGCGGCGTACATCTACTACGCCGACGTGACCACGCAGGAACCGCTGACGCTGCTCGTGGGGACGTTCCTCCTTGGCGTGCTGTTCGCTGGCTTCGCGGGCGTGCTCAACGGTATTTTCGGTAGACCGGTACAGGCCATCGGCTCCGGGTTCGGCCTGGTACCGTTTCTCGGCCAGGTGTTCTTCTTCTTCCTCATTGTCGGCCCTGTCGAGGAGACGGTAAAGCTGCTTGCGGTGCGCCTGTACGCCTTCCGTGACACCCGCTTCGACGCCGTCGTCGACGGCGCGGTGTACGGGGCCGTCGCCGGCCTGGGCTTTGCGACCATCGAGAACGCGCTGTACATCACGCAGAACACCGAAATGACCGCCGGAACAGTACAGTTACTCGCCGCCAGCAGCGACATCACTGCGGTCAGAGCGCTCGCGGGGCCGGGCCACGTCATCTACTCGGCCTTTGCCGGCTACTATCTCGGTCTGGCGAAATTCAATCCGGACGATGCCGGCCCCATCGTCCTGAAAGGATTGCTCATCGCTTCGCTCATCCACGCCGTTTACAACACGCTGGCCAGCCCAGTGACGGCCATCGCGGCCACGATATACAACGTCGACTTCCTCGTCGCGTTCTTCGGCTTCGTCATCGTGTACGACTCCATCTTTGGCCTCCTGTTGCTGAAGAAGATTCACGCGTATCGACAAGCGTACAGCCGTGCGCACGAGGACCCGGACGAGACTACGATTCATCCGGAGCAGACTGAGTTCGACCCTTAAACCAGCTGTTCGACGTATTTTGCGACCACGTCGACCTCCAGATGGACCGGATCGCCGACGGACTTCGCCGAGAGCGTCGTCTCGGCGTAGGTCGTCGGGATGATAGCCACGTCGAACTCCTCGGAGCGCCGGTCGGCAACGGTCAGGCTGATGCCGTCGACCGTTATCGACCCTTTCTGAACCAGGTAGTCCCGATGCGCTTCGGGGAGAGAGAAGGTGAACGTCCAGTCTTCTCCCTCCTGTTCGATACCGACGATTTCGGCTGTCGTATCGACGTGGCCCTGCACGATGTGGCCGTCGAACCGCCCGTCGGCGGGCATCGCCCGCTCAAGGTTCACCCGGTCCCCACCGTCGAGGTCGTCGAAGAACGTCCGGGCAAGAGTCTCCTGAGCGAGAAACACCTCGAACCACTCGCCGTCGACCGCCTTCTCGACGGTGAGACAGACGCCGCTGACGCTGATCGACTGGCCGTGGTCAAGTCCGTCGAACGGCGCGCCGATCCGCATCCGACGCCCGCCCTCGTCGTCAATAACCGCCTGCACCTCGCCGGTCGTCTCGACGATTCCGGTGAACATATTCCAGATACGTCGCGGCTGGCGGAAAGCACTTCGCTTCCCGGAGACAGAATATAGACTCGGAACCGAGTAATTATTTACACTACCTGAGCAGAAGGAATTTATCCTCGCCGCTGGTACTGCTGCGTATGGCAGCCACGCCCGACGCTGAGCACGACTGGACTGCCCGCCACGCCCGGACTGAACCGACCGAAACCGGTCGCCTCGTCGAGGTGCCCGACGAACTACTCGGAGACTGGGATCTGCGACACGCCGAGACGAAAGGCCGCAGTTAACGCTGTAGCACTTCGACGCCGACCAGCTGTGCGCCGGTCAGTGCTCGGATGTACGCTCCGCCCGCGATAGAGACGTGGCCGAACTCGTCTTCTTCCATCCCGTACATTTCGATGGCTCGTGAGGTGTCACCGCCGCCGACGACGGAGAAGCAGTCGGTGTCCGCGATGGCTTCGAGCACGCCGGCGGTCCCGACGGAGAACCGCTCGTCCTCGAACATGCCGAGTGCGCCTTTCACGAAGACGGCCTCGGAGTCGCGGATGACTGGCGAGTACTCCATGACGGTCTCGCTGCCAACGTCGAGGTAGGAGACAGTCTTCTCCTCGATGTCGTCGACGGCCTGCTCGGCGCGGTCGCCGGCTCCGTCTTCGTAGGCCAGGTCGACCGCGAGCGTGATCTGGTCGCGGTGGTCTTCGAGCATGGCCTCGATCTTCTCGCTGTTCTGTTCCCACTGCTCGTCGTAGAGGTTCGCGTCGTCGATGTCGTAGCCGACCGGGTAGCCCGCGGCCCGCAGGAACAACTCCCCAGCGATACCGCCCAGCAGGAAGTCGTCGACCGTCTCGTCGAGATGGGTCATCACGTCGATGACATCGGTGGCTTTCGTCCCGCCGACGACCATCGTCACCCGGCCGTCGAACTCCTTCTCGGCGATGGCGGTGTTGGCCTCGTACTCAGTCTCCATCACGCGGCCGGCGTAGGCGTCCATCACAAGCGGGAAGCCGACGAGCGAGGCGTGCGAGCGGTGGGCTGCGGAGTAGGCGTCGTTGATGTAGGCGTCGAACTCGTCTTTGAGGGTCTGGACGAACTCCGTCTGGGCCTTCACCTCGGGGTCTTCCTCCGGGAGTTCGTCGTCGCACATTCGCGTGTTCTCTAGCACGAGGACGTCGCCGCTATCGAGGGCCGCGATATCGTGAATCGCCTGTGGCCCGTAGGTCTCGTCGACGAAGTCCACGTCGTGGTCGATGTGTTCGGCGAGGATGTCGGCGTGCTGGGAAAGTGAGACGAAATCGTCGCGGCCCGGGCGACCCTGGTGGGCCAGCACCGCGACCTCGAACCCACGGTCGACGAGTTCGCTGATCGTCTCCGCGTGGCGGTCGAACCGTCGGTTGTCCCGTACTGTGCCGTCCTCCACCGGTGAATTGAGATCGAGTCGGACGAGAACGCGCTGTCCGTCGTCGAGGTCATCGAGCGTCTGGAAAGTCATCATTCGAGAGGAAACCTGCCGGCCGCTTAACGGTTTCCGAGTCCGAACAGCAAGCGGCCTGTTGGGGGAGTAACGCCGCTACTTGCCTTGCTGTCAGTGTAAAAATGGGGTCGGAGAGGGGTGGGGACACCTGCGCCGTACACAGCCGACGCCGGGACACGGCGCGCCGACTGTGGAAACGGGCCTGTGTCGACACACAGAGCCAACCAGGGGTCAGGTGCTGGTTCGGGCTCTATGTGTGTCTTATTCTTACTGAATAATAATTATAAACCTTACTGACGTCGAAAACCGTTTCCGCGCTTACTCCGTGATGTACTCGGCCACGTCGAGCATCCGGTTCGAGAAGCCGTACTCGTTGTCGTACCAGGTGAGTATCTTCGTCATCCCGGAGACGACGTTCGTCGACTGCAGGTCGACCTGCGTGGAGTAGGGGTCCCCGAGGATGTCCGAGGAGACGACATCGTCGCTCGTGACGCCCAGCACGCCCTCGAGTTCGCCGGCAGCGGCCTCCTCGAAAGCGGCGTTGACGTCGCTCTCCGTCACGTCGTCGTCAAGATCGACGACGAACTCGGTGATAGAGCCGTTCGGCACCGGGACGCGGATGGCCATCCCATCGAGCTTGCCCTCAAGCTCGGGCAGGACTTCGGTGGCCGCCTGCGCGGCACCGGTCGAGGTCGGGATGATGTTCTCGGCGGCGGCGCGGCGACGACGGGGCTTGCCGTTCGGGCCGTCCATCAGGTTCTGGGAGCCGGTGTATGCGTGGACCGTCGTCAGCTGGCCAGCGTTGATGCCGAACTCCTCGTCGAGGACCTTCGCGACCGGCGTGATGGAGTTGGTCGTACAGGAGGCGTTCGAGACGACGTCTTCGCCGTCGTACTCGTCGTGGTTGACGCCGTAGACGAGCTGTTTGACCGGCTCCTCGCCCTTCGGCGGCGCGGAGATGAGGACCTTGTCGGCACCTGCATCGAGGTGCTGGCTCGCGTCCTCCTTGGTGCGGAAGATGCCGGTCGCCTCGAAGGCCACGTCCACGTCGAGGTCGTCCCACGGGAGCTGTGTGGGGTCGGTCTCGTGGAAGACGCCCGCCTCGAAGTCGGTTCCGTCGACCGTGAGGACGCCGTCGTCGACGCTGGCACCTTCGAGTTCGCCCATGACAGTGTCGTACTGGGCGAAGTAGTCGATCTCCGAATCGTCCATCACGTCGTTGATGCCGACAATCTCGACGTTGTCGTTGTGTAACGATGCGCGGAATACGTTGCGGCCGATACGGCCGAAGCCGTTGAGGCCGACGCGAACTGGCTCACTCATTGGTGTCTAGAGAGGCAGTCGGTCAGTGTAAAGTGTTTTCGGATTTGTTGTAAATTTGTGTTTGTTTATGCGTGTTCGAGCTCGAATGATTAATAGTGAGGGTGCTATCTCGACTGAGGTGCCCCCTCGACAGTATCTGTTGGCAGATACTAGATTCGTCCGAAGGCTTTTGAAACGGACGGACGTACTGACCGATAGGAATGAGACGCGATGACAGTGACGACCCGTTCGACGAGTTCTTCCGGGAAATAGAGCGGATGATGGACGAGATGATGGGGGCTGAAGGCGATGTCCACATCGACCGGGACACCGGTGGCGGTGGGGCCGATCTCCACGTCGACGTTCACGAAACCGACGAGGAGATCCGGGTCGTCGCTGACGTTCCGGGTGTCGACAAGGATGCAATCGACCTCAAGTGCGACGGGACTGTCCTCACGATCAACGCCGAAAGTCCGGAGCGCGAGTACCACGAACGACTGACGCTACCGACTCGCGTCGACGAGCACTCCGCCGCCGCGACGTACAACAACGGTATCCTCGAAGTCACCTTCGACCCCGAAGAGGACTCCGCGGACATCGAACTGTAGCGCGCACAGCAGCGGTCTGTTTTGTCACGCGAGAACAACGCACTCGCTTCGCTACTGCTTCGCGGTTTCCCGTATCAATGCCGCGAGATCGTCCCAGAAGCCGTCCTCGTACTTCGTCGCCGAGTCGATTGTCGGGCGGGCGTTCGTTTCGTTGACTACTGCGCGGTCTTCGGTCACCAGCAGGTCGACGCCGAGGTACGGAATCGCCAGCTCATCGGCCGCGTCTTCGGCCAGTTCCCGCAGCTCTGTTGGCAGTTCCTGCCCTTCCGCCTCGGCCCCGCGGTGGACGTTGTGCTTCCAGCGGCCCCGTTCGCGGCTTGCTTCGGGGAGGCGGCGCTCGACCGCGCCGACGTACTCGCCGTCGATGACCATCACGCGGTAGTCTGTGGCGTCGGCGATGTACTCCTGAACGAGAAACGAC contains the following coding sequences:
- a CDS encoding PrsW family intramembrane metalloprotease; translated protein: MGKRRQDPVEVNADGSADLYEISTWEPRSTLDRFAHWLYHIGIRTLRYLVVITAIAILLLQVAFGSLGALGDQPLFAGMAILSAVPALGLAAYIYYADVTTQEPLTLLVGTFLLGVLFAGFAGVLNGIFGRPVQAIGSGFGLVPFLGQVFFFFLIVGPVEETVKLLAVRLYAFRDTRFDAVVDGAVYGAVAGLGFATIENALYITQNTEMTAGTVQLLAASSDITAVRALAGPGHVIYSAFAGYYLGLAKFNPDDAGPIVLKGLLIASLIHAVYNTLASPVTAIAATIYNVDFLVAFFGFVIVYDSIFGLLLLKKIHAYRQAYSRAHEDPDETTIHPEQTEFDP
- a CDS encoding SIMPL domain-containing protein, which gives rise to MVSRPLAIAGVLALLIVGGVGFALADTGTVAPSTNSTVSVSADATVERAPDRATVTVAAVGRGETAEAARNNLSGDADAITSALEGEGADVTSSRFQIRPEYEQSREGREQVGYVAIHTVEAETSNVSTAGTLIDAAVDAGADRVEGVRYSLSEETRQDAREEALTTAMDNARTDAEVVATAEGRSVGDAVTIQTSNHGRPVVYAEAMAADAGGRTSIQPGDVTVDASVSVTYELD
- the pdxT gene encoding pyridoxal 5'-phosphate synthase glutaminase subunit PdxT, whose translation is MTLRAGVLAVQGDVSEHGDAIERAAAAHDRTAEVVEIREAGLVPDCDVLLLPGGESTTISRLIHREGIAEEIEAHVEAGKPVLATCAGLIVSATDAQDDRVDTLNVIDISVERNAFGRQKDSFEAPLDVAGLDEAFPAVFIRAPVIDYVGEDVEVLATWDDRPVAVRDGPVVGTSFHPELTEDPRIHDLAFFDSVES
- a CDS encoding response regulator; its protein translation is MGHVASGVTVLCVDDEPSYADLIATHLERKDTAMDATGVTSATDGLSYLDEHDVDCIVSDYDMPGIDGLEFLETVRARDPDLPFLLFTSQGSETLASNAIAAGVTDYIQKTHGSQQYAVLAQRIRNAVERVKAKATAEAAQERTKRILDATNDAVLVSVASTIVYANPAAVELFGAADSDELRDRPLTELVEPAGCGTAAVERVVKDDQTADYVERTIRTLAGNNVQASVTACDVTWDSEDSTVTVISDRSDTDERERRLEALHEATRELMAAEVRNEVAGIGVNAAADIIGLDANAVHLINDDGRLEPVAATASARKLIGDIPTFGPGDSIAWRVYESGEATAVPDVRLDEDVQNPETPTRSELYLPLGGHGILIAASATVDAFNEADIVAGRILAANMEVALAAVERDRQLRDREQELSAQNDRLEQFATVVSHDLRNPLNVAIGRLGALSEACDDDNIDAIEQALDRMQALIDDLLLLARTGDSVAEMETVALATAVTDCWEVVDTGDAALVVDTDRKIQADMTRLKQLLENLIRNAVEHSATDSRLQSEGADRHGSSAVTITVTEIPDGFAVSDDGPGVPESDRETVFESGYSTTTDGTGFGLSIVSQIATAHDWTVTLTESDTGGARFEFTGVDVIAEE
- a CDS encoding TIGR00341 family protein, coding for MRLVQILIPTGKRDAVLGVLAEEGIDYVLTDETSGRGFTAVVTFPVPTNALEPVLEELRDVGINDDGYTVVVDANTVISSQFDELEEKYSEEEDEDRIAREELTSKANDLAPSMSNYALMTVISAIIATAGLLLDSPAVVVGSMVIAPLIGPAMTANVGTVVDDHEMFAQGVKLQAIGLGLAVASATVFALLVRHANVIPPLADVTSVGQIRERVAPDFLSLIVALGAGAAGVVSLTSGVSTALVGVMIAVALIPPAATVGIGIAWGQPLVSLGSAVLLLVNVLSINLAVLVGLWYQGYRPEHWFQESNARSATVKRIGVLVVSILVLSAFLGGVTLDSYQRATTESDIHEGIEASVDPPASVLSVEVESTNTAIFQQPRRVVVTVGLPPDAEQPLLADQLDTIADDAAGRDVATEVHYVTVERNG
- a CDS encoding phosphoglycerate kinase, which produces MTFQTLDDLDDGQRVLVRLDLNSPVEDGTVRDNRRFDRHAETISELVDRGFEVAVLAHQGRPGRDDFVSLSQHADILAEHIDHDVDFVDETYGPQAIHDIAALDSGDVLVLENTRMCDDELPEEDPEVKAQTEFVQTLKDEFDAYINDAYSAAHRSHASLVGFPLVMDAYAGRVMETEYEANTAIAEKEFDGRVTMVVGGTKATDVIDVMTHLDETVDDFLLGGIAGELFLRAAGYPVGYDIDDANLYDEQWEQNSEKIEAMLEDHRDQITLAVDLAYEDGAGDRAEQAVDDIEEKTVSYLDVGSETVMEYSPVIRDSEAVFVKGALGMFEDERFSVGTAGVLEAIADTDCFSVVGGGDTSRAIEMYGMEEDEFGHVSIAGGAYIRALTGAQLVGVEVLQR
- a CDS encoding riboflavin synthase — its product is MFTGIVETTGEVQAVIDDEGGRRMRIGAPFDGLDHGQSISVSGVCLTVEKAVDGEWFEVFLAQETLARTFFDDLDGGDRVNLERAMPADGRFDGHIVQGHVDTTAEIVGIEQEGEDWTFTFSLPEAHRDYLVQKGSITVDGISLTVADRRSEEFDVAIIPTTYAETTLSAKSVGDPVHLEVDVVAKYVEQLV
- a CDS encoding NOG1 family protein, with protein sequence MSHPFEGLPTTPTAEELVDKAFSRASRAGGAKDGNEAQQSMLMTASNIASDNMENVVTAWPTIDNLDPFYVELADAVVGEAYPADDDPGIDALKQHLSEISWAADKVVEIRQEYESRVARGDIDTARKLRKQAFARIADVVEEVEDDLAAISTAHNALKDIPDIRPDEPAIVVAGYPNVGKSSFVNRVTRADNEIASYPFTTTQIRVGHFEDQRIRYQLVDTPGLLDRPPEERNEIESQAVSALEHLADAVLVFIDPSGECGYPLADQLELRNAIEARFDVPVLTIANKSDLSTDVEADHYMSVTEDDNVDGVLQAAIDAVDYELELPFDE
- a CDS encoding ASCH domain-containing protein, producing MAQIDAGEILPNDHVQQMAAEGRVTQMHRGHQYADEGDTFEIDGTEFEVTDVTHRTLGDLTDEDAQREGSADLDAYKERMKNVHGSFEWDDDSEVVRHRFAPVDE
- a CDS encoding Hsp20/alpha crystallin family protein is translated as MRRDDSDDPFDEFFREIERMMDEMMGAEGDVHIDRDTGGGGADLHVDVHETDEEIRVVADVPGVDKDAIDLKCDGTVLTINAESPEREYHERLTLPTRVDEHSAAATYNNGILEVTFDPEEDSADIEL
- the hisE gene encoding phosphoribosyl-ATP diphosphatase, yielding MSDDTADVIDELFAVIEDRKANLPEDSYTASLFTHEKGENAVLEKLGEETTELILAAKDDDREELAHESADIVYHLLVLLSMKEMDVDDLRAELAKRR
- the gap gene encoding type I glyceraldehyde-3-phosphate dehydrogenase, whose product is MSEPVRVGLNGFGRIGRNVFRASLHNDNVEIVGINDVMDDSEIDYFAQYDTVMGELEGASVDDGVLTVDGTDFEAGVFHETDPTQLPWDDLDVDVAFEATGIFRTKEDASQHLDAGADKVLISAPPKGEEPVKQLVYGVNHDEYDGEDVVSNASCTTNSITPVAKVLDEEFGINAGQLTTVHAYTGSQNLMDGPNGKPRRRRAAAENIIPTSTGAAQAATEVLPELEGKLDGMAIRVPVPNGSITEFVVDLDDDVTESDVNAAFEEAAAGELEGVLGVTSDDVVSSDILGDPYSTQVDLQSTNVVSGMTKILTWYDNEYGFSNRMLDVAEYITE